Below is a window of Escherichia coli DSM 30083 = JCM 1649 = ATCC 11775 DNA.
CTACTCTGGTATCATCCTGAAAGCGATGGGTATTCCGTCTTCTATGTTCACCGTGATCTTCGCTATGGCACGTACGGTTGGCTGGATCGCCCACTGGAGCGAAATGCACAGTGACGGTATGAAGATTGCCCGTCCGCGTCAGCTGTATACAGGATATGAAAAACGCGACTTTAAAAGCGATATCAAGCGTTAATGGTTGATTGCTAAGCCGTTCACTTTCCGGACCCGCCTTTAATAGAGCGGGTTCTTTTTATATGGCTGAACATAAAAAATTGTAAAAATTAAACCAGATGCAAATACCCATTAATAATGGTGAAAAAATATTTCACCGGAAACACTGGTGATTGATTTGGGTAAATTTAACTTACTGGATATTCGCCGCCACACAATGTCGAAAACATTCAGTATCAAGACAACAAAATCGCAAAATGACCAGTGTACCGACGGATTTAAGGTCAGCTCCTCGTTTTATACCGAAAAAACGTTGGTTGAAGAAGATAAAGCATTGTTGATTGGTAATGGTCTGAAGCTACGTATACTGGATGAAAACGCCTCGCCTTATACATTCAATAAATATGCTGAATACGCCGATTTCACCAGTGATATGCTGATCTACGAAAAAACCTATACGGCTGAATTATCGTCCACACCTGGCACTCCCATCGCGGCGGGTCCCTTCGATACAGTGGTACTTTTTAAGATTAACTATAACTGATTTAACACGACGCCCTTTTCAGCCGGAAAGGGCAACGTATTCAGATTATTGCTGATTTTCCCCTTTTCCTTGATTACCGTTATTTTTTCCAGACCCAGCTTTCTTTATGCTGTATCGATACACCAAAGATAAAATAATGAGGAAGCGAAGAATGCCTGTATTGCAGTGGGGAATGTTATGTGTTCTGTCACTTCTCCTTTCTATTGGCTTCCTCGCTTTACATCTCCCGGCGGCACTCCTGCTTGGCCCGATGATCGCCGGGATCATCTTCAGTATGCGCGGAGTCACTCTGCAACTTCCCCGCTCCGCTTTTCTCGCTGCCCAAGCCATTCTTGGCTGCATGATTGCACAAAACCTCACTGGTTCGATTCTCACCACGCTGGCCGTCAACTGGCCGATCGTGCTTGCGATTTTACTGGTGACGCTGCTTTCCAGCGCCATCGTGGGTTGGTTATTGGTGCGCTATAGCTCACTGCCTGGAAATACCGGGGCCTGGGGTTCTTCTCCTGGCGGCGCGGCGGCAATGGTCGCAATGGCGCAAGATTACGGCGCAGATATTCGCCTGGTGGCGTTTATGCAATATCTGCGAGTGCTGTTCGTCGCGGGGGCCGCTGTTCTGGTTACCCGCATGATGCTGGGCGATAACGCTGAAGCGGTTAACCAGCAGATCGTCTGGTTCCCGCCAGTGAGCATTAATCTCCTGCTTACGATTTTGCTCGCGGTCGTTGCCGGTACGGCGGGATGCTTGCTACGTCTTCCTTCCGGCACGATGCTCATCCCGATGCTGGCGGGCGCAGTGCTCCAGTCTGGTCAGCTCATCACGATTGAACTCCCGGAATGGCTGCTGGCGATGGCATATATGGCAATTGGCTGGCGGATTGGTCTTGGTTTCGATAAGCAAATATTACTGCGGGCATTGCGCCCACTGCCACAAATCCTGCTGTCGATTTTTGCTCTGCTGGCTATTTGTGCGGGTATGGCGTGGGGGCTGACCCGGTTTATGCATATTGATTTTATGACCGCCTACCTCGCCACCAGCCCCGGCGGGCTTGATACCGTGGCGGTCATCGCCGCAGGGAGCAATGCCGATATGGCGCTCATCATGGCGATGCAAACCCTGCGCCTGTTCAGTATTTTGCTGACGGGGCCTGCCATCGCACGGTTTATTTCAACCTATGCGCCGAAGCGTTCGGCCTAGTGCTGGCAGCCTGGGCACCAGTAAAACGGGCGCGATGACAGCGTGGTTTTCTCAATGATGCCGCCACAGCGTTCGCAAGGTTCGCCATCACGATGAAAAACCTTAAAGCGAAACAGCGCCCCATGATATTTGTTTTCATCCACCTGGCCCCGCGTAGCGTAAGAAAGTCGCGGAGTATCCAGTAACGCGTGTGCGAGTGCATCCAGTTGCGCCGCATTGAGATCTTTCGCTTTATGATTTCCGGTCAACCCAACCTGCCAGAGGATCTCCACCCGCAAATAATTGCCAAGTCCTGCCAGAAACGCCTGATCGAGCAGTAATCCAGCAAACTGGCGGTTACGAAAGCGCGGCGACAATAATCGTTCCTTTACCACCTCCGGCGTCAGATTCGGATCCAGCACATCGGGACCAACGCGTTGTAAAAACGGATGCGTGGTCAGTTGTTCCGGGGTCAACATCTCAATATCCGAGGCGCTATAAAGCAGAATGGTTTTGTCAGCCGTTTGCAGTTTTACCCGCAGTACTCGCGTGGTCTGCGGCTCTTCGCCTGTATCAACCACGCGCCAGACACCGTAAAGCTGATTATGGCTGTAGAGCGTTAAGTCGTTGGAAAAATGAGTTAACAACGCCTTACCACGCGTTTCCACATGGGTAACGTGTTGACCGATAAGTCGTGATTGATAAGATTTTAACTGCGGGAAGGCAAACCAGACATCAGTTAGTGGTTTGCCTTTGATCGCCGCCTCCAGGTTATCCGCTGCACGGCGGATCTCCGGGCCTTCAGGCATGGTGATATCCTTTTTTCATTCTTTATTAAGCGGGGTTATGCTGCGACAACAATCCCCTTTTCAGCAAATGTAGCTCGTAATCGGCGGGCGAACGCCAGTGCGTGCTCGCCATCGCCATGTAGGCAGACCGTTTGCGCCGTGACCATTGCCCATTCGCCGGTGATACTTTTGACTCTGCCGTATTGCACCATCTCCAACGTTTGCGCCAGCGCCTGTTCTTCGTTTTCAATCAACGCGCCTGGCTGGCTTCGCGGCACCAGCGAACCGTCTGCCTGATAACCGCGATCGGC
It encodes the following:
- the nei gene encoding endonuclease VIII → MPEGPEIRRAADNLEAAIKGKPLTDVWFAFPQLKSYQSRLIGQHVTHVETRGKALLTHFSNDLTLYSHNQLYGVWRVVDTGEEPQTTRVLRVKLQTADKTILLYSASDIEMLTPEQLTTHPFLQRVGPDVLDPNLTPEVVKERLLSPRFRNRQFAGLLLDQAFLAGLGNYLRVEILWQVGLTGNHKAKDLNAAQLDALAHALLDTPRLSYATRGQVDENKYHGALFRFKVFHRDGEPCERCGGIIEKTTLSSRPFYWCPGCQH
- the abrB gene encoding AbrB family transcriptional regulator — protein: MPVLQWGMLCVLSLLLSIGFLALHLPAALLLGPMIAGIIFSMRGVTLQLPRSAFLAAQAILGCMIAQNLTGSILTTLAVNWPIVLAILLVTLLSSAIVGWLLVRYSSLPGNTGAWGSSPGGAAAMVAMAQDYGADIRLVAFMQYLRVLFVAGAAVLVTRMMLGDNAEAVNQQIVWFPPVSINLLLTILLAVVAGTAGCLLRLPSGTMLIPMLAGAVLQSGQLITIELPEWLLAMAYMAIGWRIGLGFDKQILLRALRPLPQILLSIFALLAICAGMAWGLTRFMHIDFMTAYLATSPGGLDTVAVIAAGSNADMALIMAMQTLRLFSILLTGPAIARFISTYAPKRSA